A portion of the Avibacterium sp. 20-132 genome contains these proteins:
- the gyrA gene encoding DNA topoisomerase (ATP-hydrolyzing) subunit A — MTNLVSNVTPVSIEEELKSSYLDYAMSVIVGRALPDVRDGLKPVHRRVLYSMDQSGITHSKAYVKSARVVGDVIGKYHPHGDSAVYDTIVRMAQPFSLRYMLVDGQGNFGSIDGDAPAAMRYTEVRMQKITQELLTDLDKETVDFSPNYDGKEMIPDVLPTKIPALLVNGSSGIAVGMATNIPPHNLGEVLDGCLAYLDNEAITIDELMQFIPGPDFPTAALINGRKGIEDAYKTGRGKVYVRAKAEVETSDKGRETIVVTEIPYQVNKAKLVEKIAELVREKKIEGISNVLDVSNKEGIRLEIEVKRDAVGEVVLNNLYALTQMQVTFGINMVALDHGQPKLFNLKQIIEAFVKHRREVVTRRTVFELRKARERAHILEGLAIALANIDPVIELIRASKTGDEAREALLARGWQLGNVSGMLEAAGMNASRPEDLAPELGLRDGVYYLSEEQARAILDLRLQRLTGLEHEKIVTEYQEILVEIGELLHILNSTERLREVVCEELARIKTEFNDERRTEITTASGDINLEDLIAQEDVVVTLSHEGYVKYQPLTDYEAQRRGGKGKSATKMKEEDFIEKLLVANTHDTILCFSSRGRLYWLKVYQLPQASRGARGRPIVNILPLDENERITAILPISAYEEDKFVVMATAGGMVKKIALTEFSRPRSNGIIALNLRDEDELIGVDITDGSNEIMLFSSQGRVVRFAESAVRPMGRTATGVRGIKLALTNDLSDDESAVEIEEISDDNNEETLDLNIDKVVSLVIPKNEGAILTATQNGYGKRTVLAEYPTKSRNTKGVISIKVSERNGKVVAATQVEENDQIMLITDAGTLVRTRVSEVSIVGRNTQGVRLIRTTEEEQVVSLERVCDVDEEDNEDTIENTEE, encoded by the coding sequence ATGACGAATTTGGTTTCAAACGTTACCCCTGTTAGTATCGAAGAAGAACTTAAATCTTCTTACCTTGATTATGCTATGTCGGTAATCGTCGGCCGTGCTTTACCTGATGTACGAGATGGCTTAAAACCTGTACACCGCCGTGTTTTATATTCAATGGATCAAAGTGGCATTACCCACAGTAAAGCCTATGTGAAATCAGCACGTGTTGTCGGTGATGTGATCGGTAAATATCACCCTCATGGTGACAGTGCGGTTTATGACACCATTGTGCGTATGGCTCAACCTTTCTCATTGCGCTATATGTTGGTAGATGGTCAAGGTAACTTCGGCTCGATAGATGGTGATGCGCCAGCGGCAATGCGTTATACCGAAGTTCGTATGCAAAAAATCACACAGGAATTGCTCACCGATCTTGATAAAGAAACGGTTGATTTCTCACCAAACTATGATGGTAAAGAAATGATTCCTGATGTGCTACCAACCAAAATTCCGGCCTTATTAGTGAATGGTTCCTCAGGGATTGCGGTGGGTATGGCAACAAATATCCCTCCTCATAATTTGGGTGAAGTTTTAGATGGCTGTCTAGCTTACTTGGATAATGAAGCAATTACCATTGATGAACTTATGCAATTTATTCCGGGGCCTGATTTTCCAACTGCCGCGCTGATCAATGGACGAAAAGGCATTGAAGATGCTTATAAAACAGGACGGGGAAAAGTTTATGTACGTGCCAAAGCTGAAGTTGAAACTTCAGATAAAGGACGTGAAACCATCGTTGTTACAGAAATTCCTTATCAAGTTAATAAAGCAAAACTGGTAGAAAAAATTGCTGAACTTGTACGTGAAAAGAAAATTGAAGGGATCAGTAATGTCCTTGATGTTTCAAATAAAGAAGGAATTCGTCTAGAAATTGAGGTAAAACGTGATGCTGTGGGCGAAGTGGTGTTAAATAACCTCTACGCCCTCACCCAAATGCAAGTAACATTCGGGATCAATATGGTTGCCTTAGATCACGGTCAGCCAAAATTATTTAACTTAAAACAAATTATTGAGGCCTTTGTAAAACACCGCCGTGAAGTGGTAACACGTCGTACAGTGTTTGAATTACGCAAAGCCCGCGAACGAGCGCATATTTTAGAAGGGCTAGCTATTGCCTTAGCCAATATCGATCCCGTTATTGAATTAATTCGTGCCTCTAAAACAGGCGATGAAGCCCGTGAAGCCTTGCTTGCTCGCGGTTGGCAGTTAGGTAACGTAAGCGGAATGTTAGAGGCGGCGGGAATGAATGCCTCTCGCCCTGAAGATCTTGCCCCCGAATTAGGTTTGCGTGATGGCGTCTATTATCTTTCTGAAGAACAAGCCCGTGCGATTTTAGATCTACGTTTGCAACGCCTAACTGGCTTAGAACACGAAAAAATTGTCACTGAATATCAGGAAATTTTAGTCGAAATTGGCGAATTATTGCATATTCTAAATAGTACAGAACGCTTAAGAGAAGTAGTTTGTGAAGAACTCGCACGCATCAAAACAGAATTTAATGATGAACGCCGTACTGAAATTACAACGGCATCAGGTGATATTAATTTAGAAGATCTTATCGCTCAAGAAGATGTGGTGGTTACCCTTTCTCACGAAGGCTATGTCAAATATCAGCCACTTACCGATTACGAAGCACAACGCCGCGGCGGTAAAGGTAAATCAGCAACAAAAATGAAAGAAGAAGATTTCATTGAAAAATTATTGGTTGCGAATACACACGATACAATTCTTTGTTTCTCAAGCCGTGGACGTTTATACTGGCTCAAGGTTTATCAACTACCGCAAGCCAGCCGCGGTGCGCGTGGCCGCCCAATTGTCAATATTCTGCCACTGGATGAAAATGAGCGCATTACCGCAATTTTGCCGATTTCTGCTTATGAAGAAGATAAATTTGTAGTAATGGCAACTGCTGGGGGAATGGTGAAAAAAATCGCCCTTACCGAATTTAGTCGTCCTCGTTCTAACGGGATTATCGCCCTGAACTTGCGTGATGAAGATGAACTCATCGGTGTGGATATTACAGACGGTTCAAATGAAATTATGCTGTTCTCTTCGCAAGGTCGCGTGGTGCGTTTTGCAGAAAGTGCTGTTCGCCCAATGGGACGTACAGCCACTGGCGTGCGCGGAATTAAATTAGCCCTAACAAACGATCTTTCTGATGATGAAAGTGCGGTGGAAATTGAAGAGATTTCTGACGATAATAACGAAGAAACCCTTGATCTCAATATCGACAAAGTGGTTTCGCTAGTTATTCCGAAAAATGAAGGGGCAATCCTCACCGCAACACAAAATGGTTACGGTAAACGTACCGTTTTAGCAGAATATCCAACAAAATCCCGTAATACCAAAGGGGTGATTTCTATCAAGGTCAGTGAGCGTAATGGTAAAGTTGTTGCAGCAACCCAAGTGGAAGAAAATGACCAAATTATGCTGATTACAGATGCTGGAACCTTAGTCAGAACCCGTGTTAGCGAAGTGAGTATAGTTGGACGTAACACCCAAGGCGTGCGTTTAATCCGCACCACAGAAGAAGAACAGGTTGTCAGCCTTGAACGTGTTTGTGATGTTGATGAAGAAGACAACGAAGACACAATAGAAAACACGGAAGAATAA